A region of Veillonellaceae bacterium DNA encodes the following proteins:
- a CDS encoding N-acetyldiaminopimelate deacetylase: protein MLKEDDLITIRRHLHQIPEVALEEVETHAFLMQVIDMMDQKFLKILEPKELPTAILVRVQGSDPSRTIGYRTDIDGLPVDEKTGLPYASQHPGKMHACGHDMHMTVALGVLDYFASHQPKDNLVFFFQPAEESEAGGKRAYELGLFEGEWRPDEFYGLHVNPKMQTGVIGCRMGTLFAGTTEVNIDVIGKGGHAAFPQDAKDAVVAASALVMQIQTIISRSINPIESGVITLGKFEAGTIRNVIADHARLEGTIRGLTQVMIEKIKERVQEICEGIEKSFEVEVRLGLNQGGYFPVENDPVLTKRFIGFMQKNPDVVYEEVPPAMTGEDFGYLLHQFPGTMFWLGVDGGAQLHEASMSPKEGAIQKGITAITEFLEYRMTAEE, encoded by the coding sequence ACCAGATACCGGAAGTCGCACTGGAAGAAGTGGAAACACATGCATTCCTCATGCAGGTGATTGACATGATGGACCAGAAGTTTTTGAAAATTCTGGAGCCGAAAGAACTTCCGACCGCGATACTGGTAAGAGTGCAGGGATCCGATCCGTCCCGGACAATCGGGTACAGGACGGATATCGACGGGCTTCCTGTTGATGAAAAGACAGGACTTCCGTACGCATCGCAGCATCCGGGAAAGATGCATGCCTGCGGTCATGATATGCATATGACAGTCGCGCTTGGCGTATTGGATTATTTTGCGAGCCACCAGCCTAAGGACAATCTGGTGTTCTTCTTCCAGCCTGCGGAAGAAAGCGAAGCAGGCGGGAAGCGTGCCTATGAACTCGGCCTCTTTGAAGGAGAATGGCGTCCGGATGAATTCTACGGACTTCATGTAAATCCGAAAATGCAGACAGGGGTCATCGGATGCCGTATGGGAACACTCTTTGCCGGCACGACTGAAGTCAATATCGATGTGATCGGCAAAGGCGGCCATGCTGCATTCCCGCAGGATGCAAAGGATGCCGTCGTTGCTGCCAGCGCTCTGGTCATGCAGATCCAGACAATCATTTCCCGCTCGATCAATCCGATAGAATCAGGGGTCATTACCCTTGGAAAATTCGAGGCAGGCACAATCAGGAATGTCATTGCCGACCATGCGCGCCTTGAAGGAACGATCCGCGGCCTGACACAGGTGATGATTGAAAAGATCAAGGAACGTGTTCAGGAAATCTGCGAAGGAATTGAAAAAAGCTTTGAAGTGGAAGTCAGGCTGGGACTCAATCAGGGCGGATATTTCCCTGTTGAAAATGATCCCGTGCTGACGAAGCGCTTCATCGGATTCATGCAGAAGAATCCTGATGTAGTCTATGAGGAAGTGCCGCCTGCCATGACAGGAGAGGACTTCGGTTATCTTCTGCATCAGTTCCCTGGAACCATGTTCTGGCTGGGCGTTGATGGCGGAGCCCAGCTTCATGAAGCTTCCATGAGCCCTAAGGAAGGGGCTATCCAAAAGGGAATAACAGCCATTACTGAATTCTTAGAATACCGCATGACTGCAGAAGAGTAA
- a CDS encoding aminotransferase class I/II-fold pyridoxal phosphate-dependent enzyme, whose product MPSVISELSGMINQKLTEVPPSAIRAFDNEISSVPGIIKLTLGEPDFAVPDHVKMAAVKSIAEDDSHYSQSAGKIELREAIAAYLKRTRNVDYDPASEIVVAVGATEALAACTFALLNPGDKVLVPTPVFPLYFPLISLTGAEVVMINTAPEGFVLTPERLKKVLEEEGSSVKAILLNYPSNPTGRSYSAKLLDELAEILKEHHLLVLADEIYSELTYDAEHSSLATRLPGQTLLISGLSKSHAMTGYRLGYVAGPSALIGAVTKMHAFMVTCINDSAQAAAVEALNHGDNDPVVFREAYRHRRDYMVGRMRKMGFEMAVPEGAFYVFAKIPKEFGTDDFAFALRLAKEGRLGIIPGSVFGNGGEGYVRISYAASDEKIEEAMNCLEEFVSHI is encoded by the coding sequence ATGCCATCAGTTATTTCAGAATTAAGCGGGATGATTAATCAGAAGCTGACAGAGGTACCGCCGTCAGCGATTCGTGCATTTGACAATGAAATTTCATCTGTCCCGGGAATTATCAAATTAACATTGGGCGAACCGGATTTTGCTGTGCCTGACCATGTCAAAATGGCTGCGGTGAAGAGCATTGCAGAAGACGATTCCCATTACTCACAGTCAGCCGGAAAGATTGAACTGAGGGAAGCCATCGCAGCATATCTGAAACGCACAAGAAATGTCGATTATGATCCGGCTTCGGAAATCGTAGTTGCTGTCGGGGCAACAGAAGCACTGGCTGCCTGCACATTTGCTCTCCTGAATCCGGGAGACAAGGTCCTTGTTCCGACACCTGTTTTTCCGCTGTACTTCCCGCTCATTTCTCTTACGGGAGCAGAGGTTGTCATGATCAATACAGCTCCGGAGGGGTTTGTACTGACTCCGGAACGTCTGAAAAAGGTGCTTGAAGAGGAAGGAAGCAGCGTCAAGGCTATTCTCCTCAATTATCCGTCGAATCCGACAGGACGTTCCTATTCGGCCAAGCTGCTTGATGAACTGGCTGAAATCCTGAAAGAACATCATTTGCTGGTTCTGGCGGATGAAATCTACTCCGAACTGACTTATGATGCGGAGCATTCATCCCTGGCAACCCGCCTTCCGGGACAGACTTTGCTGATTTCCGGCTTGTCCAAGTCCCATGCCATGACCGGATATCGTTTAGGATACGTGGCCGGACCTTCCGCGCTGATCGGTGCAGTCACAAAGATGCATGCATTTATGGTGACCTGCATCAATGACTCCGCACAGGCCGCTGCTGTCGAAGCATTGAATCATGGAGATAACGATCCGGTTGTCTTCAGGGAAGCATACAGGCACCGCAGAGATTATATGGTGGGCCGCATGCGCAAGATGGGATTTGAAATGGCAGTGCCTGAAGGCGCATTCTATGTATTTGCCAAAATCCCGAAGGAATTTGGAACAGACGACTTTGCTTTTGCATTAAGACTGGCCAAGGAAGGCAGGCTGGGGATTATCCCAGGATCCGTCTTTGGAAACGGCGGCGAAGGATATGTAAGAATTTCCTATGCGGCATCCGATGAGAAAATCGAAGAGGCAATGAACTGTCTCGAAGAGTTTGTCAGCCATATCTGA
- the purN gene encoding phosphoribosylglycinamide formyltransferase: MNKKRIVIFASGRGSNAEAIHEACENGIVNGEVVGVICDHAGAQVLERARRWNVPSTVIELKSFENKAAFNDALLEAAASYKPDLICLAGYMRICGENLIHAFPNRIINIHPALLPSFRGLHAQRQAIEAGVKVAGCTVHFVGTGLDDGPIITQTAVPVYDDDTEDTLSARILEQEHPSYVRAVAAYCRDELTIEGHHVSGMHGHH, encoded by the coding sequence ATGAACAAAAAGAGAATTGTAATATTTGCATCAGGCCGCGGCTCAAACGCCGAGGCCATCCATGAGGCCTGCGAAAACGGGATAGTCAACGGAGAGGTCGTTGGCGTCATCTGTGATCACGCAGGAGCGCAGGTTCTTGAAAGAGCCAGACGCTGGAATGTACCCTCCACGGTCATCGAATTAAAATCCTTCGAGAACAAGGCAGCTTTCAATGATGCCCTCCTCGAAGCAGCCGCATCATATAAGCCCGATCTCATCTGCCTTGCCGGCTACATGAGAATCTGCGGGGAAAATCTGATCCATGCATTCCCGAACCGGATCATCAACATCCATCCGGCTCTGCTTCCGAGCTTCCGCGGGCTCCATGCCCAGAGACAGGCCATTGAAGCCGGCGTCAAAGTTGCAGGCTGCACGGTCCACTTTGTCGGAACGGGCCTTGATGACGGCCCGATCATCACGCAGACTGCCGTTCCCGTCTATGATGATGATACGGAAGACACGCTGTCCGCACGCATCCTGGAACAGGAGCATCCTTCCTACGTCCGCGCTGTCGCTGCCTACTGCAGGGATGAGCTTACGATTGAAGGACATCATGTTTCCGGCATGCACGGCCACCATTAA